ATAGTTCCAACATTTCCACATCCAGCATCCTTTTCAACAATTACAACCAGTTCAACTATTTTTACTACTTTTGTATCCCGTACACAAACATTCGGTACAGGCATAAAAACCGGTACAGAACACAACTGATCATCATGACTAAATACATTTTTGTGACGGGCGGCGTTACTTCGTCGTTAGGGAAAGGCATTATTTCTGCCTCGTTAGCCAAACTTCTCCAGTCCCGCGGGTATCGCGTAACCATCCAAAAATTCGACCCCTATATCAATATCGATCCGGGTACGTTGAACCCCTACGAACATGGTGAATGCTATGTAACCGAGGACGGCGCCGAAACCGATCTTGACCTGGGGCACTACGAGCGTTTTTTGAATACGCCAACCTCGCAGGCCAACAACATCACCACCGGCCGCATTTACCAGAACGTGATCAATAAAGAGCGTGAAGGGGCCTTCTTAGGCAAAACCGTGCAGGTGGTGCCACATATAACCGACGAGATAAAAAGGAACATCCGAATTTTAGGCGAAAGCGGCCGTTACGATATTGTCATCACTGAACTGGGCGGCACCGTAGGCGATATCGAGTCGCTGCCTTATATCGAAGCTGTGCGCCAGTTTCGCTGGGAAATAGGATCGAGCAATTCGCTGGTGATCCACTTAACACTTATACCTTTCCTGGCCGCTGCCGGCGAGCTAAAAACTAAACCAACGCAGCACTCGGTTAAAATGCTATTGGAGTATGGTATACAGCCGGACATACTGGTTTGCCGTACCGAACACCCGATTAACCAGGACATTCGTAAAAAGATCGCTCTTTTCTGTAACGTAAATATCAACGCCGTTATCGAATCCATCGACGCATCCACGATATACGATGTTCCGCTGCTGATGCTGAAAGAGCAGTTGGATAAAACCGTATTGACCAAGCTGAAACTATCTCATTCCACAGAACCCGACCTGGAGAGCTGGAAGGATTTCCTTGGTCGGTTAAAAAACCCGACTTCTGAAGTTCGCATAGCGCTGGTAGGAAAATACGTTGAGCTGCCCGACGCTTACAAATCCATTACCGAATCATTCATCCATGCCGGTTCAAAAAATGAATGTAAAGTAAAGGTGGAATATATCCCATCGGAACAACTGACTCCCGAAAATGCAGTGGAGCGCCTGCGCAATGTACATGGTGTACTGGTTGCGCCAGGTTTTGGGGAGCGCGGGTTTGAAGGAAAAATTGAAGCGATACGTTATGTGCGCGAAAATAATATCCCGTTCTTTGGTATCTGCCTCGGCATGCAATGCGCCGTGGTTGAGTTTGGCCGCAACGTGCTCGGACTTAAAAATGCCAACAGCACCGAGATGAACGAAAATACGCCGCACCCCGTTATCGCGATGATGGAGGAACAGAAAAAGATAAAAAACAAGGGTGGCACCATGCGGCTTGGCGCCTACGCATGCGAATTGAAAAAAGGCAGTAAAGCGGCCGCCATATACGGCAAAACACAGATAAGCGAACGCCACCGCCATCGCTACGAATTTAATAATAAGTACCTTAAGCAATATGAAGAGGCTGGCATGATACCTTCCGGCATCAACCCGGATAACAACCTGGTTGAGGTTATAGAACTAAAAAAACACCCGTTTTTTGTAGGCGGACAATTCCATCCCGAATTAAAATCAACAGTTGCTAATCCTCACCCACTTTTTGTTAACTTTGTCGCCGCTTCGCTGGAGTATGCCCGCAAGAAGTAATAAAGTACGATAACAATAAAATGGATAAAAATACATACACAGGTTTCTTCCTGATAGTTTTAATAGTCATAGGCTCCTACTTTCTGTTGAAACCTTCGGATGCAGACATAAAAAAGGAAAAACTTTTACAGGATTCGCTTAAAAGAGTAGCCGCCGCCACAGCTACCTTCCCCGCTAACACAATAAAAACCGATACCACAAAAAAAGTACCGGTTACCGATTCGATGATCCTTAAGGCCCCTTTTGGCGCCGCCTCAATGGGAACGGAAAAGTTTGTTACCATCGAGAACCAGGAACTTCGGGTAAAACTTAGCACCAAAGGCGGCCGCATTTATTCGGTCGAACTGAAGAATTACAAAACATTCAACAAAAAACCGCTGATCCTTTTTGATGGAGACAAAAACGCCTTCGGATTAACCTTCAGGGCACAGGATAAACCTATCAATACCAACGATCTTTACTTTACGTCAACTTCCGGAGGTTTTACGGTAGCCGAAAAGGACTCGTCGTCGCTTACCATGCGTTTGACTTACAGCCCGACGCAGTATATAGATTACATATATTCATTAAAAGGCACGGGCTTCAAATTGGGATTAACGGTTAAAACAACCGGCCTGGATAATGTAATAGCCAATAGCAACACCCTTAACCTGAATTGGTCGGCAAGCCTGCATAAGCAGGAAATGGACATGAAGCAGGAGCGCCAGTATACAGAGATTTATTACAAGAATGTTGATGACGAAATAAGTGATTTTGGCGATACAAAAGATGAAGAAAAGACAGTTGCAGATAAAAAATTAGACTGGGTAGCTTTCAAAGATCACTTCTTCTCCAATATATTGATCGCAAAACAGGGAGGCATCGATAAATCGACCATGGCGGTAAATACTGATGTAAACAGCACTACCGATGTAAAGCAAATGAAAGCCAGCTTTGCTTTCACCCGTAGTACAGATGGCAACGTACCTTTGGAATTTTATTTTGGGCCAAACCAGTTTTCTATCCTAAAAGCACAGGGGAACGACCTGGATAAGGTGATAGGCCTTGGCTGGGGTCCGCTGAAATACATTAACCGCTACGCAACCGTGCCGCTTTTCAATTTACTGAAGAAATTCAACTGGAACTACGGCCTGGTTATTCTTGCGCTAACGTTAATTTTGAAGCTTGTACTTTCGCCGCTTACTTACAAGTCGTATTTATCCATGGCTAAGATGCGGATATTGAAGCCTGAGATGGACGAAATTAAGGCCAAGGTTGGTGAAGATAATCCTACCCTGCTTCAGCAGGAATACATGAAATTGTACAAAAAAGCGGGTGTCAACCCGCTCGGCGGATGTTTGCCTTTATTGTTGCAGATGCCTATCGTTATCGCTTTCTTCCGCTTTTTCCCAAGTTTATTTGAGTTGCGCGGGCAAAGCTTCCTGTGGATGCACGATCTTTCTACCTACGATTCGGTTATCACTTTTTCACCTATATTTGGTACGAGTCACCTCAGCTTAATGTGTTTGCTGATGACCATATCTACCCTTGTTTATACTTATTTCAACAACCAGATATCAGGCGCTACGGGCCAGATGAAGTATATTGGTTACATCACTCCTATCATCTTCCTGGTTACACTGAACAATTATCCGGCGGGTTTGAACTACTATTACTTCCTGGCCAACATGATGACATTTGCCCAGCAATACCTCATCAGGCTGATGGTTGACGATAAAAAGATCCATGCCCAGATACAGGAGAACAAAAAGAAACCTGAAGAAAAGAAAAAGAAATCAGGCTTCCAGGCGCGCATGGAAGAAATGATGCGCCAGCAACAACAAGCGCAGGGGAAGAAGAAATAGTGATTAGAGATTAGTCCATTCCGACTAAACATTATAAAAAATGCCCTGGCAAACCGGGGCATTTTTCATTTTAAAATATTTCAATTAATCACCAATCTCTATTCACCAATCACTAAATTTGACCCATGTACGCCATTGTGGATATCGAAACTACCGGGGGCCATGCCAACGCAAATGGCATTACCGAGGTAGCGATATGCCTGCACGATGGCAAGAAGATAACACAGCGTTACAGCACTTTGGTAAACCCTCAGCGCGACATCCCGGTATACATTCGCGCACTGACAGGCATTACCAACGAAATGGTGCAAACTGCCCCGCCATTTGAAGATGTGGCTGCGGACATTTACCATCTGTTGCATGGCAAGATATTTGTTGCGCACAACGTCAATTTCGATTTTTCATTTATCCGGCACCATCTGCAAATAGCGGGGTACGATTTGCAATGCAACAAGCTTTGTACCGTAAGGCTGGGGCGCAAAATAATGCCCGGGTTGCCATCATACAGCCTTGGCAAGCTATGCCACTACCTGGGTATCGAAAACGATAGCCGCCACCGCGCCGCCGGCGACGCGGAAGCTACAGCAACCTTGTTCTCACTTTTGTTGCAAAACGACACCGGGAACCACATCGAACAAGCGCTTAAACAGCGCTCACGCGAACAGGTATTGCCCCCGAATTTGCCCAAAGAAGACATCGATAAGCTGCCCTACGCACCAGGCGTTTACTACTTCCATGATGAAAAGGGCAAAGTAATTTATGTGGGTAAGGCCCGTAATGTAAAGAAACGCGTAACCAGTCATTTCAGCGGAAACAACGCCGGTTACCAGCGACAGGAGTTCCTTCGTAATATTCACCATATTTCCTTCCAGGATTGCGGGACCGAACTGGTTGCCTTTGTGCTGGAAGCCATCGAGATCAAACGGCTTTGGCCCAAATACAATCGTTCGCTAAAGCGATACGAGCATGCTTTTGGTATATATGCTTTTGAGGACCAGCGCGGTTATATGCGTTTGGCAGTCGACAAACGGCGTAAAATGGCCGCACCGCTGTATACCTGCAATTCGCTGCTCGACGGGCGCAATATCCTAACCAGGCTGATAGACGATTTTGAGCTTTGCCCGAAATTGTGTTTTATACAGACCAATCACGAGCCTTGTACAGGCGCCGGCGGGCATGTATGCGCTTGTGAAGGCATCGAAAACCCGGAAAGCTACAACCAAAAAGTGCAATGGGCCATTGATAAGTTAAGGGACACCCTGCCAACCTTCGCCATCCGCGATGAAGGCCGAAGAAATGATGAGCATAGTTGTATCCTGATAGAGAAAGGGCAGTTTTATGGCATGGGCTACATCTCTCATTATTTTGATGCCGATAGCCTCGACCAGCTTAAAAACCATCTTACCCCTTATCCCGGTAACGACTATATCCGAAACATGGTATCCAACTATGCCATGAAATATCCTGAACGGATGATGGTTTTTGCCTGATCTAAAGCCAATATCCATCTTCTCAAATTACCCCTGCTTTCTCCAGTTCCGCTTGCATTTGCTGCTGAACTTTTAGCGCCTCCGCTCTTGCAGCTTCTGCAAAATCCTCGCCATTGGATGCATAGATGATTGCCCTGGAGGAATTAACGATAAGCCCGCATTCCTTCGTCATACCATATTGGCAAACATCTTTAAGACTTCCCCCTTGTGCGCCTATTCCAGGAACAAGCAGAAAGTTGTCTGGTGCGTACTTTCGGATATTGGTAAACTCGGTGCTTTTGGTAGCTCCTACTACGTACATGATACGGTCGGCCCCGGCCCAGGTATTGGCTTTTTGTATCACGGTTTCATAAAGCGGGCCATTGCCAGTCTCAAGATATTGAAAATCTTTACTGCCAACAGATGAGGTAAGCGCCAGGATGATCACCCATTTGCCTTCGAAAGCCAGGAAAGGGATCACGCTATCGTTACCCATATATGGTGCGACGGTAATGGCATCAAAGTCCATCCCTGCCGCTTCTTTATCAAAAAACGTTTTGGCATACATGCCCGAGGTATTGCCTATATCCCCGCGCTTGGCATCGATGATGCTGAGGCAATCTTTGGGAAGATATTCGCTTGTTTTGATCAGGCTCTGTAACCCGGTGACACCGTGCCTTTCGTAAAACGCAGCGTTGGGTTTATAAGCTATGCAAAGGTCGCGCGTCGCATCAATAATGCGCTTGTTAAATTCGAACAGGGGATCAGGATATTCCTTCAAAAACACAGGTATTTTTTCAATATCGGTATCAAGACCAACGCACAGGAAAGATTTCTTTTGTTTGATCTGCTGGATTAACTGCTGGCGCGAAAGCATTTACAGGGGGATTTATTTTCGAAGCCCAAAAAAACTAAAAAATAACCTAAGTGTTAACTGATAAAAGATATTTTTTCAAAATTTTTGATTTCTGAATTTTAATGAGTAAAATTGCAGCGTTATCCTTTGAATTTTTCTTGCACTAAAGAAACAATTTAAAATTCCACCATACTCATTAATTTTTAGATGTTGCAAGGTAAGCTGCAGGTTAATTTCTCTTAAAAGATTATTCCTTTTGAACTTTAATTTATCCCATGTTTGATATAACAGAATTGAACGACAAACTCGTGTCCGAGTTGCGTGATATTGCAAAAAGCTTAGGTATAGCTGATGCTGAAGAGCTTAGAAAAGCACAGTTGATAAGCAATATAATAGAACAACAACAATTGATAGAAGTTGCACGCCAGCAACAAGCTATAGTAGCTCAGAATTATTCAGAAACCAAACCGGCCGCTGCCCTCGAAACTGCCGAAGCTGCTGAAAAACCCCGTAAAAGAACACGTACCATTAAATCGGCCAGCAGCAAACCAAGGGTTGAAGTGCCCTTAGATGACACCAACCTGTTTGACGAGGCCGACGACGAAACTCCGGCAGCTGACGAGACCGATGATGAGGTTTCATTCGCACCGCCGGTGTCAGCAGAACAGCCCGACCAGGCCGATCCTGCTGTTAAGTCTGAAGAACCTGCTGCAGAAGGCAGGCCGCAAAAATTTGAGCGCCGCTTTAATAACGGGCAAAACCCCAACCAACAAAAAAACCAGGAGGCTATCAACCTCGATTTCGACAACGTTATCGTTAACGAAGGTGTGCTGGAAATTATGCCCGACGGCTACGGTTTTTTAAGATCATCTGACTATAACTACCTCACCTCTCCCGACGATATTTATGTATCGCAATCGCAGATAAAACTTTTTGGCCTAAAAACCGGCGATACCGTTCGCGGCAGCATACGCCCGCCGAAAGAGGGTGAAAAATATTTCCCGCTGGTACGCGTGGAAGCCATTAACGGCCGTGTGCCTGCCGAGGTTCGTGACCGGGTTCCGTTCGATCACTTAACACCGCTGTTCCCGTCCGAAAGATTAGAACTGTTTACCGATATGGGCAACTATTCGACCCGTATCATGGACCTGTTCTCGCCTATTGGTAAAGGTCAGCGTGGTTTGATCGTGGCGCAGCCAAAAACCGGCAAAACCATGTTGCTGAAGGATGTAGCCAATGCCATTGCAAAAAACCACCCCGAAGTTTACCTGATCATCCTGCTGATAGACGAACGCCCCGAGGAAGTAACCGACATGGCCCGCAGTGTACGTGCCGAAGTGGTCTCGTCGACATTTGACGAGCCTGCCGACCGCCATGTGAAGATAGCGAACATCGTACTGGAAAAAGCTAAACGCATGGTTGAATGCGGACATGATGTGGTTATCCTGTTAGACTCAATTACCCGCCTTGCACGTGCCTACAATACGGTAGCGCCTGCCTCGGGCAAAATATTATCGGGCGGTGTCGATGCCAATGCGTTGCACAAACCGAAACGTTTCTTCGGTGCAGCACGTAACATCGAGGATGGCGGCTCGCTCACCATCATTGCGACAGCATTAACTGAAACCGGCTCGAAAATGGACGAGGTTATCTTTGAAGAATTCAAGGGTACCGGTAATATGGAGCTCCAGCTCGACCGTAAGCTGTCCAACAAACGTATATTCCCTGCCATCGATATTACTGCATCCAGCACACGCCGCGACGACCTGCTGCTCGACCGTGAAACGCTGCAGCGTGTTTGGATACTGCGCAACCATTTGGCCGACATGAATTCCCAGGAAGCTATGGAATTTTTGCAGAGCCAGATAAGAGGCACAAAAACCAACGAAGAATTCCTAATCTCGATGAATTCTTAATACTTTTGAAGTTATGAAATCATAGGTATTTTCCTGTGATTTCATAATTACTTAATATAAGCTGGATACCTTCGGGCCTAAAATGAATAAGCGTATAAGCAAGCACCTGCCCAATACCATTACCTGTGCTAACCTGTTTAGCGGCTGTGTAGGGATCGTTTTTGCATTCCAGGAAAACCTCATATTCGCCGCGTATGCTTTGTTCCTTGCGGCGATATTTGATTTTTTTGACGGTTTTGCATCCCGCGTGCTAAAATCCTTTTCTGGCATTGGCAAAGACCTGGACTCTCTTGCAGATATGGTAAGCTTCGGCTTTTTGCCTTCAGCTATCCTTTACGAGCTTTTCCTGCAATCGCCGCAAATACAGGGTATAGGTCCCTACCTGAATTTTGCCGCATTTCTGATCGCTGTTTTTTCCGCCCTCAGGTTAGCCAAATTCAACAATGATACACGCCAGGCCGATTCTTTTATCGGGTTGCCAACCCCGGCCAATGCTATCCTTATCGCATCTATACCACTGATACTGGATCATCACCCCGAATTTTCAAGGTATATATTGAACCAGTACATACTGGCCGTGCTGGTTATTGTTATGTGCGCATTGCTGGTGGCCGAACTGCCGTTGATGTCGCTGAAGTTTAAGAACACCGATTTCAACAAAAACATTTATCGCTATTTGTTGCTGCTGTTCTCCGCTATATTGATACTATTTTTTAAATTTGCTGCGGTACCGGTGATCATATTGATGTATATCACACTATCCGTTATTCAATTCAAATTTTCCAATGACACCGTGGTAAGCGGTCACCAAAAAAACAAATAGCCGCGCACGGCAGTTATTATTACCAGGTAAAACACAAAGCTACAATGACAAAGTTCCAGGCCGAAATAGACGTAATGCCAAAAAAGGAAATACTCGACCCGCAAGGTAAAGCAGTAACAGGAAGTATGAAGAACCTGGGCCTTGCCGAGATACAAAACGTTCGCATCGGCAAGCATATCTCGCTCGAGATAGAGGCAGACAGTGAAGAAACCGCACATGCAAAAGTGGAACAGGCATGCAAAAACCTGCTTGCCAACCTCATTATGGAAAGCTATAGCTTTAAAATAGAGAAAGTTTAAAGTTCGGCTTCTTTTTCAGCCTTAACACGGTTAAGTTCAACCACGTTCACACTGATCAGGTCACTCACCCGGGCGAATTTTGCTGCGATAGTTTCGGGCTCACTTGCTCCGGCTTTGCACATCATTTCTATTTCCTGAAGCAGTTCCTGCGATACCAGCATACCAAAAAAACCCATTGATGGTTTCAATTTATGCGCGGCGGCGGCGGCGGCGGCCCAATCCTGCGCTTTTAGTGCGGTATCGATATTTCCAAGCAATTCAGGGGCTTGCTGCAAAAGCATATCGATGGATTCGATAATAAACTCATTGCTTCCGTCGGCAATTTCATATAAGAAAGAAAGATCAAGATCCTGGCTCAATGGGTATTAGTAATTTAGGGTTATCTGAATTTCAAAATTATAACTTTTTTACGTGCAAATCGCTTTTAAGTTCGCTTTTAAGCTCAAAAATACTCTTATTTAAAACGGGGTGGATAAAATCGGGAGCTATCTCGTTCAAGGGCTCCAGTGTAAACATTCGCTTATGCAGTTCAGGATGCGGTACTTTAAGATCGGTTTCGTTAATGATCTCATGCCCGTAAAATAAAATATCTATATCGATAATACGCGACCCCCACTTTTCTTCCCTCTTGCGTCCCATAAGCTTTTCTATCCCCAGTATCGTTTCTAACAATTGCTGCGGGGGCATACCGGTTTTCAGATAAAGCACCTGGTTCAGGTAATCGGGCTCATCAGTTTTGCCCCACGATTGTGTTTCATAAACGGAAGATGCTGATACAATGGGCGCTATGCCAGTTTTTATATGATTCCTTGCGTCGCTTAAAAACGACTGCCTGTCACCCAAATTACTCCCTAAAAGCAAAAAAACATCAATCATTGTTGTAACAAATATTATAGATTAGCCTCTTAACATTATACATATCGAATTGCTAAGTTTGCATAGATAAAAAGATTTAAAATATTTAATGAAACAATTCTTCAAATTTGTTTTCGCCACAATGGTGGGGATAATTTTAACCAGCATTATTTTCATCGTAATAATTGTTGGTTTGATAGTGGCAGCGGCGAGTGGTGATAAACATACTGAAGTTACGGAAAACTCCGTTCTCCATATCGATTTCAATAACGCAATTCCCGAACGTACTCCTAAAAATCCCATTGCCGACCTGCTGGGTCTTGAAAATGATAAAATAATCGGGCTGAACGATATACTGGCCAACATTAAACGCGCCAAACACGACGATAATATCCGTGGTATTTTTTTAGACGAAAGTTACATGCTTTCGGGCCAGGCCACGACAGAGGAGATACGTAATGCCCTTATCGACTTTAAAAAATCGGGCAAATTTGTTATCGCTTATTCCGAAGTTTATACGCAGGGATTTTATTACCTGGCATCGGTTGCCGATAAGGTTTACATCAATCCCAAAGGCATATTCGAGTTCCGGGGCTTTAGTTCGCAGATCACCTTCCTGAAAGGCACATTGGATAAGCTCGGGATCGAGGCGCAGGTTATCAAGGTTGGAACGTACAAAAGCGCGGTCGAGCCGTTCATCCTGACCAAAATGAGCGATGCCAACAGGATGCAGGTTAATTCGTACCTCGGATCGTTGTATGATCATTTTTTGACCGGCATAAGTGAAGCGCGGAAAGTGAACAAGGATTCGCTTTTCAGCATGGCCAATAATTTGAAGATACAGTTTCCTGAAGATGCTTTAAAATATAAGCTGGTAGACGGGCTGAAATATCGCGACCAGGTGCTTGACGAATTAAAGGAACGCACCGATGTTTCCAAAAAATCGTCGCTTAATGATGTAGAAATTTCTGATTATACAGGAAGCAACAGTAAATCTGACGATAAAAAAGACACCAAAAATCATATCGCCATTATTTACGCTTCGGGCGAGATACAGGGCGGCGATGGCGATGATAATACGATAGGTTCCGACAGGATATCTGAGTCGATACGCAAGGCAAGGCTTAACGATAAGGTTAAAGCCGTTGTGCTGCGCGTTAACTCGCCGGGCGGCAGTTCCCTTGCCTCGGACGTGATCTGGCGCGAGGTGGCGCTGACCAAACAGGTAAAACCCATCATTGTTTCCATGGGCGATTTGGCAGCTTCGGGCGGGTATTACATCTCGTGCGCTGCGGATTCCATCTTTGCCGAACCGAACACCATAACCGGCTCGATTGGTATTTTTGCTATCATCCCCAATCTTCAGAAATTATTCAATGATAAACTGGGTATGACGTTCGACGGGGTGAAAACCGGGAAATACGCCGACCTCGGGGATATCAGCCGTCCGCTTTCGGCCGAAGAGAAGGCCATTCTGCAAAACAGTGTTAACCGGGGTTACGACGAGTTTACCAAAGCCGTAGCCGATGGCCGCCACAAAACCCAGGCTTATATCAACAGCATTGGACAGGGCCGTGTGTGGACCGGCACCCAAGCCGTGAAGATAGGTTTGGTTGACCGTTTGGGAAATATCAACGATGCAATAAAGTCTGCCGCTAAAAAAGCCGGTATAAAAAGTTACGTGGTTGACGCCTATCCCGATCAGAAGAGCATTTTCAGCAAGTTTGGTAGTAACATGACCGCCGAAATGCGCACCAAAGCTGTAAAATC
Above is a window of Mucilaginibacter ginsenosidivorans DNA encoding:
- a CDS encoding Hpt domain-containing protein, whose product is MSQDLDLSFLYEIADGSNEFIIESIDMLLQQAPELLGNIDTALKAQDWAAAAAAAHKLKPSMGFFGMLVSQELLQEIEMMCKAGASEPETIAAKFARVSDLISVNVVELNRVKAEKEAEL
- a CDS encoding CTP synthase, producing MTKYIFVTGGVTSSLGKGIISASLAKLLQSRGYRVTIQKFDPYINIDPGTLNPYEHGECYVTEDGAETDLDLGHYERFLNTPTSQANNITTGRIYQNVINKEREGAFLGKTVQVVPHITDEIKRNIRILGESGRYDIVITELGGTVGDIESLPYIEAVRQFRWEIGSSNSLVIHLTLIPFLAAAGELKTKPTQHSVKMLLEYGIQPDILVCRTEHPINQDIRKKIALFCNVNINAVIESIDASTIYDVPLLMLKEQLDKTVLTKLKLSHSTEPDLESWKDFLGRLKNPTSEVRIALVGKYVELPDAYKSITESFIHAGSKNECKVKVEYIPSEQLTPENAVERLRNVHGVLVAPGFGERGFEGKIEAIRYVRENNIPFFGICLGMQCAVVEFGRNVLGLKNANSTEMNENTPHPVIAMMEEQKKIKNKGGTMRLGAYACELKKGSKAAAIYGKTQISERHRHRYEFNNKYLKQYEEAGMIPSGINPDNNLVEVIELKKHPFFVGGQFHPELKSTVANPHPLFVNFVAASLEYARKK
- the purS gene encoding phosphoribosylformylglycinamidine synthase subunit PurS; the protein is MTKFQAEIDVMPKKEILDPQGKAVTGSMKNLGLAEIQNVRIGKHISLEIEADSEETAHAKVEQACKNLLANLIMESYSFKIEKV
- the sppA gene encoding signal peptide peptidase SppA; its protein translation is MKQFFKFVFATMVGIILTSIIFIVIIVGLIVAAASGDKHTEVTENSVLHIDFNNAIPERTPKNPIADLLGLENDKIIGLNDILANIKRAKHDDNIRGIFLDESYMLSGQATTEEIRNALIDFKKSGKFVIAYSEVYTQGFYYLASVADKVYINPKGIFEFRGFSSQITFLKGTLDKLGIEAQVIKVGTYKSAVEPFILTKMSDANRMQVNSYLGSLYDHFLTGISEARKVNKDSLFSMANNLKIQFPEDALKYKLVDGLKYRDQVLDELKERTDVSKKSSLNDVEISDYTGSNSKSDDKKDTKNHIAIIYASGEIQGGDGDDNTIGSDRISESIRKARLNDKVKAVVLRVNSPGGSSLASDVIWREVALTKQVKPIIVSMGDLAASGGYYISCAADSIFAEPNTITGSIGIFAIIPNLQKLFNDKLGMTFDGVKTGKYADLGDISRPLSAEEKAILQNSVNRGYDEFTKAVADGRHKTQAYINSIGQGRVWTGTQAVKIGLVDRLGNINDAIKSAAKKAGIKSYVVDAYPDQKSIFSKFGSNMTAEMRTKAVKSELGENYRYYEQVKGLTQMMRTPQTRMPYDIVIR
- the yidC gene encoding membrane protein insertase YidC yields the protein MDKNTYTGFFLIVLIVIGSYFLLKPSDADIKKEKLLQDSLKRVAAATATFPANTIKTDTTKKVPVTDSMILKAPFGAASMGTEKFVTIENQELRVKLSTKGGRIYSVELKNYKTFNKKPLILFDGDKNAFGLTFRAQDKPINTNDLYFTSTSGGFTVAEKDSSSLTMRLTYSPTQYIDYIYSLKGTGFKLGLTVKTTGLDNVIANSNTLNLNWSASLHKQEMDMKQERQYTEIYYKNVDDEISDFGDTKDEEKTVADKKLDWVAFKDHFFSNILIAKQGGIDKSTMAVNTDVNSTTDVKQMKASFAFTRSTDGNVPLEFYFGPNQFSILKAQGNDLDKVIGLGWGPLKYINRYATVPLFNLLKKFNWNYGLVILALTLILKLVLSPLTYKSYLSMAKMRILKPEMDEIKAKVGEDNPTLLQQEYMKLYKKAGVNPLGGCLPLLLQMPIVIAFFRFFPSLFELRGQSFLWMHDLSTYDSVITFSPIFGTSHLSLMCLLMTISTLVYTYFNNQISGATGQMKYIGYITPIIFLVTLNNYPAGLNYYYFLANMMTFAQQYLIRLMVDDKKIHAQIQENKKKPEEKKKKSGFQARMEEMMRQQQQAQGKKK
- the rho gene encoding transcription termination factor Rho — encoded protein: MFDITELNDKLVSELRDIAKSLGIADAEELRKAQLISNIIEQQQLIEVARQQQAIVAQNYSETKPAAALETAEAAEKPRKRTRTIKSASSKPRVEVPLDDTNLFDEADDETPAADETDDEVSFAPPVSAEQPDQADPAVKSEEPAAEGRPQKFERRFNNGQNPNQQKNQEAINLDFDNVIVNEGVLEIMPDGYGFLRSSDYNYLTSPDDIYVSQSQIKLFGLKTGDTVRGSIRPPKEGEKYFPLVRVEAINGRVPAEVRDRVPFDHLTPLFPSERLELFTDMGNYSTRIMDLFSPIGKGQRGLIVAQPKTGKTMLLKDVANAIAKNHPEVYLIILLIDERPEEVTDMARSVRAEVVSSTFDEPADRHVKIANIVLEKAKRMVECGHDVVILLDSITRLARAYNTVAPASGKILSGGVDANALHKPKRFFGAARNIEDGGSLTIIATALTETGSKMDEVIFEEFKGTGNMELQLDRKLSNKRIFPAIDITASSTRRDDLLLDRETLQRVWILRNHLADMNSQEAMEFLQSQIRGTKTNEEFLISMNS
- the folK gene encoding 2-amino-4-hydroxy-6-hydroxymethyldihydropteridine diphosphokinase; this translates as MIDVFLLLGSNLGDRQSFLSDARNHIKTGIAPIVSASSVYETQSWGKTDEPDYLNQVLYLKTGMPPQQLLETILGIEKLMGRKREEKWGSRIIDIDILFYGHEIINETDLKVPHPELHKRMFTLEPLNEIAPDFIHPVLNKSIFELKSELKSDLHVKKL
- a CDS encoding CDP-alcohol phosphatidyltransferase family protein, translating into MNKRISKHLPNTITCANLFSGCVGIVFAFQENLIFAAYALFLAAIFDFFDGFASRVLKSFSGIGKDLDSLADMVSFGFLPSAILYELFLQSPQIQGIGPYLNFAAFLIAVFSALRLAKFNNDTRQADSFIGLPTPANAILIASIPLILDHHPEFSRYILNQYILAVLVIVMCALLVAELPLMSLKFKNTDFNKNIYRYLLLLFSAILILFFKFAAVPVIILMYITLSVIQFKFSNDTVVSGHQKNK
- a CDS encoding exonuclease domain-containing protein, translated to MYAIVDIETTGGHANANGITEVAICLHDGKKITQRYSTLVNPQRDIPVYIRALTGITNEMVQTAPPFEDVAADIYHLLHGKIFVAHNVNFDFSFIRHHLQIAGYDLQCNKLCTVRLGRKIMPGLPSYSLGKLCHYLGIENDSRHRAAGDAEATATLFSLLLQNDTGNHIEQALKQRSREQVLPPNLPKEDIDKLPYAPGVYYFHDEKGKVIYVGKARNVKKRVTSHFSGNNAGYQRQEFLRNIHHISFQDCGTELVAFVLEAIEIKRLWPKYNRSLKRYEHAFGIYAFEDQRGYMRLAVDKRRKMAAPLYTCNSLLDGRNILTRLIDDFELCPKLCFIQTNHEPCTGAGGHVCACEGIENPESYNQKVQWAIDKLRDTLPTFAIRDEGRRNDEHSCILIEKGQFYGMGYISHYFDADSLDQLKNHLTPYPGNDYIRNMVSNYAMKYPERMMVFA
- the pyrF gene encoding orotidine-5'-phosphate decarboxylase, encoding MLSRQQLIQQIKQKKSFLCVGLDTDIEKIPVFLKEYPDPLFEFNKRIIDATRDLCIAYKPNAAFYERHGVTGLQSLIKTSEYLPKDCLSIIDAKRGDIGNTSGMYAKTFFDKEAAGMDFDAITVAPYMGNDSVIPFLAFEGKWVIILALTSSVGSKDFQYLETGNGPLYETVIQKANTWAGADRIMYVVGATKSTEFTNIRKYAPDNFLLVPGIGAQGGSLKDVCQYGMTKECGLIVNSSRAIIYASNGEDFAEAARAEALKVQQQMQAELEKAGVI